Part of the Labilibaculum antarcticum genome, TGATAAATACCACTTCAAAATTTTGAAATGAGAAGATAAAAAGGAGCAGGTATGTGAAAAGTAATTTCAGAAAAAAGATATTGAACGTTTAGATTATTAAATGTAAAGAATTTTAATGAAACGAGATTGCTCTAATTTTAATCTTGACATTGAGTAATCTCATTCAGTTGGCATGGGGAAGTAGAGTTTTAGCTTAGGGGATCTGAAAAATATCCTTGAATATCATTTTCAGGTCTCGTGATATCAATCCAAGCTCTTGAAAGACCATTTTTAGATGATGATTGGAGCAAAATTACCTTAACGAGTATCAATATTTGATCCTCGTCGACATTGAGGAGGTGTCTAAGGGGGTGCAAAATATCCTAAAGGATGTGAGTTCCTACTTCGGATACCTCCCAGACATCCTTCGGTATCAAGTTTAGATCCCGCGATACCATTCGAAGGTCTCGTTAGATCAATTTTAGGTCTCGATAGACCTCGGGAAGGTACCCTAAGGATGTGTAAAACATCTTGAAGGATGTAAAAATGGTCTCGAAGGATCTTGGCGAGGTATCTGTTGGGGGGCAGGAGGTACCCTTTGGGGGTTCCGACCCCCAAAATTCAGAAATAAATATCTTCAGAAATCAAAAAAGCTTATCTGAGTGACAGATAAGCTTTCTTTATATTTTATGAAAATAAATTTATAGATTAATAACCTTATCGGCATCAGCCTGAAGGGTTATGATATCAGGCATGCTTCCAACTGTTCCAACTTTTATTTGATCAGATAAGTTGAAATAATCCAAACAGGTTTTGCAGGCAAGAAGCTGTACTCCTTTTTTGCTGATATTTTGTAAAGCTTCCAAAGCAGGAGAGTTTTCACAGATTAACTTTACTCCTGCATTGTAAAAGACAATGATTTTTGGTGTTCTGCCATCAGCATCCAGTAGTTTAAAGTAATTGGTAATTAATTTCAAACCCAATTCTTCGCTGCCGGTTCCCATTCCGTTCTGAGTAACCTGAATTAATGTATTTCGTTGCATATGGTTTTATTTAACGCTAATGTAAGGTGCATCTGAATTTGTACGCTCTACCATTTTCCCAATCGGATTTAGATCGAAGCCTTCGCTTTTAGCCAAAGCAACAAACTCGTTGATGTGATTGTCGTCAACAGCTACCAAAAGGCCGCCACTTGTTTGCGGATCGCAAAGCAATGATTTCTGATCTTCGGTAATTGCTCCAATTAAATGTCCGTAAGAAGCCCAGTTTCTTCGGGTTCCACCAGGAGTGCATCCTTGTTGAATTAATTCTTCAACACCTTCAATTTTAGGTACGGCAGCATAATCAATTTCAGCGTTTACATTACTGCCTTCGCAGATTTCACTCAAATGTCCCAATAAGCCAAAACCAGTAACATCAGTCATCGATTTGATATAGGTTTGCTCACCAAAAATGATTCCAACCTTATTTAGAGTACACATTAAATCGACAACGATTTGATTATTCTCATGTGCAATTAATTGCTTTTTTTCGGCTGTTGTCAGCACACCAATTCCTAGTGGTTTGGTAAGGAAAAGAGTGCAATTTGGAGTTGCGGTATTGTTTTTCTTTACACGATCGGTGGCAACAAGTCCATTTACCGATAGTCCAAAAACAGGATCGCCAATATCGATGGAATGACCACCGGCCAATTGAATTCCTGCATCAGCACAAACATCACGGGCACCTTCCACTACTTTTTGAGCAATATCAGTAGATAGTTTTTCCAAAGGCCAGGCCAAAATTGCCAAAGCCATAATTGGTTTTCCGCCCATGGCATAGATATCGCTGATGGCATTCGTTGCCGCAATTCTTCCAAAATCGTAAGGATCATCAACAATTGGAGTGAAAAAATCGGTTGTGCTAATTAAAGCCTGCCCATTTCCCAAATCGTAAACTGCAGCATCATCCTTCGTATCGTTACCCACCAACATTTTTGGATTGGGGATTAGTGGACTGCTGCTTTTCAAAATGCATTCCAGATCTTTAGGTGATATTTTGCAACCACAGCCTGCTCCAGGACTAAATTGGGTTAATTTTTTTGTTTCCATATTGTTTTTGAATCGATTAAAACGCTGCAAAGGTATTACTTTTTATGTTTTCATCATTCCGATGAATGGGCTTTATTGTTAAAAGTTGCAAAACAGTCCAATCGAGAATTCCAGTTCCTTGCTCGTTTTTCTTGTTTGTTTTTTCTTGTTTGTTTTTTCTCTGTGCCGCCCTGTGCTCTCTGTGGTATATTTGTGCTTCGATGTGGTTTAGTGAGAGGAAAGTGAAAAAAAGCTAACCACGGAGGAGCACAAAGGATCACAGAGTTTTCTTGTTTAGTTATTCTTTCTTCTCTGTGTAGCTCTGTGTTCTCTGTGGTTAATTTTGAAATTCCATCTTCTTATATCAACTTATAATTGTTAATTTTGGTTTTACATCATTCTAAAATCAGAAACTTGATAGCGATTAAAAATAGTTTTAAAGTATTTCCAATAGCCGTTTTGGGATTTTTACTCTTGGGTTGTTCTGCTCAATGTAATTTACCGAAGGAGAAAAAGTCGCTTGAACAGATTTCTAAAACTAATTGTGATGCTTTTACCTGTGTTTCGGAAGTGGATACAAATCTTCAAGATGAGCTGAAGAAGCAAGGAAAGCGAATGCTTCAAATTTATTTAATTCGCCACGCCAAACCCAACGTGAAAAAGAATTGGTTTTATTCGGCTGATGAGGCCAGACAGTATGTACTTGATTATAATTCCGCGCCAATCATTCCTTTCGATTCGTCACTTGTGTCTGTTCATTTAAGACCAAAGCACACAATTTATTGCTCCAGTTTACCACGTTCGCAGGAAACGGCATTAAAAATTTTTGGAGATAAATTTCCTATTGTTTCTGATTCTATATTTCGGGAATTTGAAATTAGAATGGTATCAGCGAGTAGCTTTTTTAAAATGCCACTGGGCATTTGGCAGGCTTTTAGTCGCGGAAGCTGGATGCTCGGGTTTAATCATCGGGGAATCGAAAGTCATAAGGAGGCAAAGCTTCGAGCCAAACAAGCCGCTGAAAACTTAATTAAAGTTGCTCATGATGAGGAAACAGCAGTTCTCGTTGCTCATGGCATGCTGAATGGCGCAATAAGCAAAGAATTGGAGAAGGAAGGATGGAAGTTGATTCGAAGGCAAGGGCAGGTTAACCTGGGTGCAACCATCCTTGTTAAGATTGTTGATATTAATGAATGAGCTTTGAGTAAATTTGCCTGCACTCCTCACTGCTTATTGTTGACTGTTTCCTGAATTATTTTTTCCTGATCATCATTAATCCATGTCGTATTGGGAGCAGTAAGTTCTCTACTCTCGAATCCTCTTGAATAAATTTATTAAAGGATATTATTCCTTGGGTTTGTTTGTCATGGTTCTCAATTTCGTTCACTACTTTTCCATCCCATAAAACATCATCAGCTAAAACAAAACCACCACTTTTCAGTTTTGGAAATACGGCCTTATAATATTCAGTGTACTGATCTTTTGCTGCATCAATAAAAACCAAATCGAAATTATCCTCAAGTTGAGGAATAATTTCCAGGGCATCTCCAATGTGAAATTGAATGCGATCTTCAAATCCCGACCGCTTTATGTATTTGCGGGTAAATTGCTCGAGTTCGTCGTTGCAGTCGATGGTGTGAATAATACAGTCCTCGCTGGTCCCCATTGCCATGCTTATTGCCGAATAGCCGGTGTAGGTGCCAATCTCCAAAATACGCAACGGACGAATC contains:
- a CDS encoding O-methyltransferase; amino-acid sequence: MIDVNKELEDYILNHTETEDTVLKDLTRETHVKMLRPRMLSGHLQGKFLKMTCQMIRPLRILEIGTYTGYSAISMAMGTSEDCIIHTIDCNDELEQFTRKYIKRSGFEDRIQFHIGDALEIIPQLEDNFDLVFIDAAKDQYTEYYKAVFPKLKSGGFVLADDVLWDGKVVNEIENHDKQTQGIISFNKFIQEDSRVENLLLPIRHGLMMIRKK
- the yedF gene encoding sulfurtransferase-like selenium metabolism protein YedF; the protein is MQRNTLIQVTQNGMGTGSEELGLKLITNYFKLLDADGRTPKIIVFYNAGVKLICENSPALEALQNISKKGVQLLACKTCLDYFNLSDQIKVGTVGSMPDIITLQADADKVINL
- the selD gene encoding selenide, water dikinase SelD encodes the protein METKKLTQFSPGAGCGCKISPKDLECILKSSSPLIPNPKMLVGNDTKDDAAVYDLGNGQALISTTDFFTPIVDDPYDFGRIAATNAISDIYAMGGKPIMALAILAWPLEKLSTDIAQKVVEGARDVCADAGIQLAGGHSIDIGDPVFGLSVNGLVATDRVKKNNTATPNCTLFLTKPLGIGVLTTAEKKQLIAHENNQIVVDLMCTLNKVGIIFGEQTYIKSMTDVTGFGLLGHLSEICEGSNVNAEIDYAAVPKIEGVEELIQQGCTPGGTRRNWASYGHLIGAITEDQKSLLCDPQTSGGLLVAVDDNHINEFVALAKSEGFDLNPIGKMVERTNSDAPYISVK
- a CDS encoding histidine phosphatase family protein, with protein sequence MIAIKNSFKVFPIAVLGFLLLGCSAQCNLPKEKKSLEQISKTNCDAFTCVSEVDTNLQDELKKQGKRMLQIYLIRHAKPNVKKNWFYSADEARQYVLDYNSAPIIPFDSSLVSVHLRPKHTIYCSSLPRSQETALKIFGDKFPIVSDSIFREFEIRMVSASSFFKMPLGIWQAFSRGSWMLGFNHRGIESHKEAKLRAKQAAENLIKVAHDEETAVLVAHGMLNGAISKELEKEGWKLIRRQGQVNLGATILVKIVDINE